Proteins from one Oscillatoria nigro-viridis PCC 7112 genomic window:
- a CDS encoding DUF1825 family protein: MGFFDSEIVQQEAKLLFEDYQSLIKLGGSYGKFDREGKKMFIAQMESMMERYRIFMKRFELSEDFMAQMTVEQLKTQLNQFGITPQQMFEQMNSTLERMKSELEKQS; the protein is encoded by the coding sequence ATGGGATTTTTTGATTCAGAAATTGTTCAACAAGAAGCCAAGCTGTTGTTTGAAGACTATCAATCTCTCATCAAACTAGGTGGCAGTTACGGCAAATTCGATCGCGAAGGCAAGAAAATGTTCATCGCTCAGATGGAATCAATGATGGAGCGCTACCGTATTTTTATGAAGCGCTTCGAGCTGTCTGAGGACTTCATGGCTCAGATGACTGTAGAGCAGTTAAAAACACAGCTCAATCAATTTGGCATCACGCCCCAGCAGATGTTTGAGCAAATGAACTCAACGCTGGAGCGGATGAAATCTGAGCTGGAAAAACAATCCTAG
- a CDS encoding ATP-dependent Clp protease ATP-binding subunit, translating to MFERFTEKAIKVIMLAQEEARRLGHNFVGTEQILLGLIGEGTGVAAKVLKSMGVNLKDARIEVEKIIGRGSGFVAVEIPFTPRAKRVLELSLEEARQLGHNYIGTEHLLLGLIREGEGVAARVLENLGVDLSKVRTQVIRMLGETAEVAATGGGARTKTPTLDEFGANLTQMAVDGKLDPVVGRQKEIERVIQILGRRTKNNPVLIGEPGVGKTAIAEGLAQRIANNDIPDILEEKRVVTLDIGLLVAGTKYRGEFEERLKKIMDEIRTAGNVILVIDEVHTLIGAGAAEGAIDAANILKPALARGELQCIGATTLDEYRKHIERDAALERRFQPVMVGEPTVDETIEILFGLRERYEQHHKLKILDTALEAAAKLSHRYISDRFLPDKAIDLVDEAGSRVRLINSQLPPAAKELDKELRQVLKDKDEAVRSQDFDKAGELRDREMTIKAEIRAISQAKKTDSARTGETDPSPVVTEEDIAQIVASWTGVPVNKLTESESEKLLHMEDTLHQRLIGQEEAVKAVSRAIRRARVGLKNPNRPIASFIFSGPTGVGKTELTKALAGYFFGSEDAMIRLDMSEYMERHTVSKLIGSPPGYVGYNEGGQLTEAVRRRPYTVVLFDEIEKAHPDVFNMLLQILEDGRLTDAKGRTVDFKNTLLIMTSNIGSKVIEKGGGGLGFEFSDNQADANYNRIRSLVNEELKNYFRPEFLNRLDEIIVFRQLNKEEVKEIAVIMLKEVFGRLTEQGITLEVTEKFKERLVEEGYNPSYGARPLRRAIMRLLEDSLAEEILSGRIKDGDTAVVDVGEDGIVKVLQGQKRELLPQGAE from the coding sequence ATGTTTGAACGCTTCACAGAAAAAGCAATAAAAGTAATCATGTTGGCCCAGGAAGAAGCTCGCCGCCTGGGTCACAACTTCGTAGGGACAGAACAGATCCTCCTGGGTCTGATCGGTGAAGGAACCGGGGTGGCAGCTAAAGTCCTCAAATCAATGGGGGTCAATCTCAAAGACGCTCGGATTGAGGTCGAAAAAATCATCGGGCGCGGTTCCGGCTTCGTAGCAGTCGAAATTCCGTTCACCCCCCGCGCCAAGCGGGTTCTAGAATTATCCCTAGAAGAAGCTCGCCAACTCGGACACAACTATATAGGTACTGAACACCTGCTGCTGGGCCTGATCCGCGAAGGTGAAGGAGTAGCGGCCAGAGTATTAGAAAACCTGGGAGTAGACTTGTCGAAAGTCCGCACCCAAGTCATTCGGATGCTGGGAGAAACCGCAGAAGTCGCAGCCACCGGCGGAGGTGCCCGCACCAAAACCCCAACCCTCGATGAATTCGGTGCCAACCTCACTCAAATGGCGGTCGATGGCAAACTAGACCCAGTAGTCGGACGCCAAAAAGAAATCGAACGGGTAATTCAAATCCTCGGTCGCCGCACCAAAAATAACCCGGTGCTAATCGGCGAACCCGGAGTCGGTAAAACCGCGATCGCCGAAGGTCTGGCCCAGCGCATCGCTAACAACGACATCCCAGATATCCTCGAAGAAAAGCGCGTCGTTACCCTCGACATCGGCTTGCTCGTTGCCGGCACGAAATACCGGGGCGAATTTGAAGAACGCCTCAAAAAAATCATGGACGAAATCCGCACAGCGGGTAACGTGATTTTGGTGATTGACGAAGTGCACACTTTGATCGGTGCGGGTGCTGCTGAAGGGGCGATCGACGCCGCCAACATTCTCAAGCCGGCTTTGGCAAGAGGCGAGCTCCAGTGTATCGGCGCCACCACCCTCGACGAGTACCGCAAGCACATCGAGCGCGACGCAGCCTTAGAACGGCGCTTCCAGCCCGTCATGGTCGGCGAACCCACCGTGGACGAGACGATCGAGATTCTCTTCGGTCTGCGGGAACGCTACGAACAGCACCACAAGCTGAAAATTTTGGACACGGCCCTGGAAGCCGCCGCCAAACTCTCACATCGGTATATCTCCGACCGCTTCCTCCCAGACAAAGCAATTGACTTGGTAGACGAAGCTGGTTCCAGAGTCCGCCTGATCAACTCCCAACTGCCCCCCGCAGCTAAAGAACTGGACAAAGAACTGCGCCAAGTCCTCAAAGACAAAGACGAAGCGGTGCGTTCTCAAGACTTTGACAAAGCCGGCGAATTGCGCGATCGAGAAATGACGATCAAAGCCGAAATTCGCGCTATTTCCCAAGCCAAAAAAACCGACTCGGCCCGCACCGGCGAAACCGACCCATCGCCAGTTGTCACCGAAGAAGATATCGCTCAAATCGTGGCAAGCTGGACGGGCGTACCGGTTAACAAACTGACCGAATCTGAATCCGAAAAGCTGCTGCACATGGAAGATACCTTGCACCAGCGCTTGATCGGCCAGGAAGAAGCAGTGAAAGCCGTTTCCCGCGCCATCCGCCGCGCTCGCGTCGGCTTAAAAAATCCCAATCGCCCGATCGCCAGTTTCATCTTCTCCGGGCCCACAGGCGTCGGCAAAACCGAACTCACCAAAGCCCTAGCCGGCTACTTCTTCGGTTCCGAAGACGCGATGATTAGGCTGGATATGTCGGAGTACATGGAACGTCACACCGTCTCCAAACTCATCGGTTCCCCTCCGGGCTACGTCGGCTACAACGAAGGCGGCCAACTCACAGAAGCAGTCCGCCGCCGTCCTTACACCGTGGTGCTGTTCGACGAAATCGAAAAAGCCCACCCCGATGTCTTCAATATGCTGTTGCAAATATTGGAAGACGGCCGCTTAACAGATGCCAAAGGTCGCACCGTGGACTTCAAAAACACGCTGCTGATTATGACCTCAAACATTGGTTCTAAGGTGATTGAAAAAGGCGGCGGCGGTCTCGGCTTCGAGTTCAGCGACAACCAAGCCGATGCTAATTACAACCGCATTCGTTCTTTGGTTAACGAAGAACTCAAAAACTACTTCCGCCCCGAATTCCTCAACCGACTCGACGAAATTATCGTCTTCCGCCAGTTGAACAAGGAAGAAGTCAAGGAAATCGCGGTCATCATGCTAAAAGAAGTGTTCGGCCGTTTGACAGAACAGGGAATCACCCTGGAAGTGACCGAAAAATTCAAAGAACGGCTGGTAGAAGAAGGCTACAACCCCAGCTACGGAGCTCGACCCCTGCGCCGCGCCATTATGCGCTTGCTGGAAGACAGCTTGGCTGAGGAAATCCTTTCTGGCCGCATCAAAGACGGCGACACCGCTGTTGTGGATGTGGGCGAGGACGGAATTGTTAAGGTGCTGCAAGGTCAAAAGCGGGAATTGCTGCCCCAAGGCGCCGAGTAA
- the lepB gene encoding signal peptidase I → MTSEKKNLGTEVAENPPAESWWQKAWKSSFENLQIVIIALSLAIVIRALVAEPRYIPSDSMVPTLHVGDRVVVEKISYYLEPPKTGDIVVFAPPEQLQEQGFTQDQAFIKRVIGLPGQTVAVKKGLVYLNDKPLVEKYIAEPPKYEWGPYRVPENQYFVMGDNRNNSNDSSRWGFLPKQNIIGRAVVRFWPLERIGEV, encoded by the coding sequence ATGACATCTGAAAAAAAGAATTTGGGTACAGAAGTAGCAGAAAATCCGCCTGCTGAAAGCTGGTGGCAGAAAGCGTGGAAGTCTAGCTTTGAAAATCTTCAGATAGTGATTATTGCTTTGAGTTTAGCAATAGTGATTCGAGCCTTGGTTGCCGAACCGCGCTACATACCATCAGATTCTATGGTACCCACTTTGCACGTGGGCGATCGCGTCGTAGTCGAAAAAATCTCGTACTACCTCGAACCTCCAAAAACTGGCGACATCGTAGTATTTGCCCCGCCCGAACAGTTACAAGAACAAGGCTTTACCCAAGACCAAGCATTCATCAAGCGGGTAATTGGCTTACCGGGTCAAACCGTCGCCGTTAAAAAAGGTTTAGTTTATCTCAACGACAAACCCCTCGTCGAAAAATATATTGCCGAACCTCCTAAATACGAGTGGGGGCCTTATCGCGTCCCAGAAAATCAATACTTTGTGATGGGAGACAACCGCAACAACAGCAACGACTCCAGCAGGTGGGGATTTTTACCTAAGCAGAATATCATCGGCCGCGCTGTAGTGCGGTTTTGGCCTCTAGAACGCATCGGGGAAGTTTGA
- the rimI gene encoding ribosomal protein S18-alanine N-acetyltransferase, producing MRFLQIKHLAAEHLNSAVELDRLCFGGLWAIEGYRRELDSPNSDLLGLWTWETDDCESAQNRAGTGAPPLQIPPTLIGIGCLWAILEEAHIIMLAIHPQFQRQGLGQALLLALLKSARNRQLERATLEVRDSNLAAVSLYKKFGFKEAGRRKRYYEDTGEDALVMWRSGLEKPEFQRYLAVEKVQMCDRLNQKNWHLAIDNFELRA from the coding sequence GTGCGTTTTCTACAAATTAAACATCTCGCTGCAGAACACCTCAACAGTGCAGTCGAACTCGATCGACTTTGTTTTGGCGGACTTTGGGCGATCGAAGGCTACAGGCGCGAGTTAGACAGTCCTAACAGCGATTTATTAGGTCTTTGGACATGGGAAACTGACGACTGTGAATCAGCTCAAAACCGGGCGGGCACGGGGGCACCGCCCCTACAGATTCCGCCAACTCTCATTGGTATCGGTTGTTTGTGGGCAATTTTAGAGGAAGCTCACATTATAATGCTGGCAATTCATCCTCAGTTTCAACGTCAGGGTTTGGGACAAGCTCTGCTTTTGGCTTTGCTAAAATCGGCTCGCAACAGACAATTAGAGCGAGCAACTTTAGAAGTGCGGGATTCTAATTTGGCGGCAGTTTCTCTGTATAAAAAGTTTGGTTTTAAAGAAGCGGGACGGCGCAAACGATATTACGAAGACACCGGAGAAGATGCTCTGGTGATGTGGCGCAGCGGTCTGGAAAAACCGGAATTTCAGCGATATTTGGCGGTTGAGAAAGTGCAGATGTGCGATCGGCTCAATCAGAAAAATTGGCATTTGGCGATCGATAATTTTGAGTTGCGAGCATGA
- a CDS encoding DUF3143 domain-containing protein → MTLPSADTPLYNHPLPEIEQWLKSRGCRQDRRELHCWQIEQLTWKAELSLDIDQLTVRYIDAGTDGQDIQRAFKYSLSRQDIEAAVFSGP, encoded by the coding sequence ATGACTCTTCCTTCCGCTGACACTCCTTTGTACAACCATCCACTCCCGGAAATCGAGCAGTGGCTAAAAAGCCGCGGCTGCCGGCAAGATCGGCGAGAACTCCACTGCTGGCAGATCGAGCAACTTACATGGAAAGCAGAACTGTCCCTCGATATCGACCAACTCACCGTCCGCTACATCGATGCTGGAACCGACGGCCAAGACATTCAGCGAGCATTCAAATACTCCCTCTCACGTCAGGACATTGAAGCGGCCGTTTTCTCCGGCCCCTAA
- the lysA gene encoding diaminopimelate decarboxylase produces the protein MVSTQSFGVESGLKYLSESQQALQTRSPNQELLPLTASVNSSDRLEIGGCEVTALVEQFGSPLYILDEETLRAACTQYRDAFKRYYPGESQVLYASKAWSCLAVCAIAASEGLGIDVVSAGEIHTALQAGVGPDKIYFHGNNKSREELQLAVESGCITVADNWRDLETLAELGQLGVSSLTGGPTRVMVRFTPGIECHTHEYIQTGQIDSKFGFDPNSLDRVFTFISQQPSLFCVGVHAHIGSQIFELQPHDDLAEVIIHALTKALSYGLPATEINIGGGLGIRYTEADDPPSIEDWARTICSAVVAACERQQLPLPKLLCEPGRSLIGTACVTAYTVGSQKVIPGMRTYLAVDGGMSDNPRPITYQSVYRVLAAGKMSAPLTETVTIAGKHCESGDVLIKDAKLPECHAGDVLAVTATGAYNYSMASNYNRVPRPAAVLVRKGEVNTIIQRETYQDLLRLDRLPERLGTQK, from the coding sequence ATGGTATCAACTCAATCTTTCGGGGTGGAATCGGGACTTAAGTATCTGTCTGAGTCTCAACAAGCCCTGCAAACTCGATCGCCCAATCAAGAACTGTTACCGCTGACAGCCAGTGTTAACAGCAGCGATCGGTTGGAAATCGGAGGCTGCGAGGTAACAGCTTTGGTGGAGCAATTTGGCTCGCCGTTGTATATTTTAGACGAAGAAACGTTGCGGGCGGCTTGTACCCAGTACCGGGATGCTTTTAAGCGTTACTATCCGGGCGAATCTCAAGTGCTCTATGCTTCTAAAGCTTGGAGTTGTTTGGCAGTTTGCGCGATCGCAGCTTCGGAAGGTTTAGGCATAGATGTCGTATCCGCCGGAGAAATCCACACTGCACTGCAAGCCGGCGTGGGTCCCGACAAAATCTACTTCCACGGTAACAATAAGTCCCGCGAGGAACTCCAGCTAGCTGTCGAAAGCGGCTGTATTACCGTAGCCGACAATTGGCGGGATTTAGAGACTCTAGCAGAGTTGGGACAATTGGGTGTCAGCAGCCTCACAGGTGGGCCGACACGAGTTATGGTGCGGTTTACTCCTGGAATTGAGTGTCACACCCACGAGTACATTCAAACTGGTCAAATCGACAGTAAATTTGGATTCGATCCCAACTCGCTCGATCGAGTATTTACTTTCATCAGCCAACAGCCGTCCTTATTTTGCGTGGGAGTGCACGCTCACATCGGCTCTCAGATTTTTGAACTGCAACCCCATGACGATTTAGCTGAAGTCATAATTCATGCCTTGACAAAAGCACTTAGTTATGGTTTACCAGCAACAGAAATTAATATTGGCGGCGGGTTAGGCATTCGCTATACTGAAGCGGACGATCCTCCCAGCATTGAAGATTGGGCTCGTACAATTTGCTCCGCAGTGGTAGCAGCTTGCGAGCGGCAGCAATTGCCATTACCGAAATTGCTTTGCGAACCGGGTCGATCGCTCATCGGTACAGCCTGCGTCACTGCTTATACCGTTGGCTCTCAAAAAGTCATTCCGGGAATGCGGACTTATTTAGCTGTGGATGGAGGTATGTCGGACAATCCGCGTCCTATTACCTATCAATCAGTTTATCGAGTCCTCGCAGCCGGTAAAATGTCTGCTCCCTTAACGGAAACAGTGACCATTGCTGGGAAACACTGCGAGTCAGGCGATGTTCTGATTAAAGATGCCAAATTGCCAGAGTGTCATGCCGGAGATGTCCTCGCCGTTACGGCCACAGGGGCATACAATTACAGTATGGCTTCTAACTACAACCGAGTACCCCGACCGGCCGCGGTTTTAGTGAGAAAAGGGGAAGTTAACACGATTATACAGCGGGAAACTTACCAGGATTTGCTGAGGCTTGACCGCCTTCCTGAACGACTCGGAACTCAAAAGTAA
- the cdaA gene encoding diadenylate cyclase CdaA, with the protein MNNQQSGYDFGLVQSLLIQAIDIGLVFALAYLVLVIVGERRTLWMVRGFIILMLAAAVSNWAGLRLLHVALNSLVTGSAVAMAVILQSEFRRFLEQLGRGEIRQLFGRDRRPTPEPDSVIDEIVDAVKELSQNRTGALLIVETDSPIDDRDFSVPGLKLNAEVSKELLQTIFQPQTLLHDGAVLIRGSRIVSAGVILPLSDRSASRQLGTRHRAAMGITERVQACVCVVVSEETGSISLAQMGTLNRPLTSSKLKELLEAKLFPSEGERAVPPIPIGNLGRQIGLKGVTLLKRILRR; encoded by the coding sequence ATGAACAATCAACAATCTGGCTATGACTTTGGCCTCGTTCAGTCCTTACTGATTCAAGCGATCGATATTGGACTGGTTTTTGCCCTTGCGTATTTGGTGCTCGTCATTGTTGGGGAGCGCAGAACGCTGTGGATGGTAAGGGGATTTATTATTTTGATGCTGGCGGCGGCGGTGAGCAACTGGGCTGGATTAAGGCTGTTGCACGTTGCGCTCAATAGCTTGGTGACTGGTTCGGCTGTGGCAATGGCGGTAATATTGCAGTCGGAGTTTCGTCGATTTCTGGAACAATTGGGTCGGGGGGAAATTCGGCAATTGTTTGGACGCGATCGCCGACCAACTCCCGAACCGGACAGCGTAATAGATGAAATTGTGGACGCCGTAAAAGAACTTTCGCAAAACCGCACGGGCGCTTTACTAATTGTAGAAACAGATTCTCCGATCGACGATCGAGATTTTTCGGTGCCGGGATTAAAGCTAAATGCTGAAGTTTCTAAAGAATTGTTGCAGACGATCTTTCAGCCGCAAACTTTGCTGCACGACGGAGCAGTTTTGATTCGAGGTTCGCGGATCGTGTCGGCGGGGGTAATTTTGCCTTTGTCCGATCGCAGTGCGTCGCGGCAGTTGGGAACTCGCCACCGGGCGGCGATGGGGATTACGGAACGGGTGCAAGCTTGCGTGTGCGTGGTGGTGTCGGAGGAAACGGGTTCTATTTCTTTAGCCCAGATGGGAACTTTAAATCGACCTTTGACTAGCAGCAAACTTAAGGAATTGCTGGAAGCAAAGCTGTTTCCGTCCGAGGGAGAAAGAGCTGTGCCTCCAATTCCGATCGGCAATCTCGGACGCCAGATAGGATTGAAGGGAGTGACGCTATTAAAACGGATACTGCGCCGTTAG
- a CDS encoding hemolysin-type calcium-binding region has protein sequence MAVIDTPFLVTGGETKNPPSNAFSPSQRQINIRAPFGIPSADQWSGQKVWLLLPGFTNPADYYDPNLATAIRDANPNDTVLALDWTQVSGTKFFNIGPLGIAAGDLYRSGSWITPVANAVRDKLVEWGMPAAALNIVGNSLGAHLASDLAASFTSYGSQVSSVTALDPASNKAKDVSPYDRVNGFDTNLSNGYVRNGGTPDPIKRLDFGGAAVSRSFNGISSLAGNEAQAGTAKESFLFDFGSDPNNIPAQIAQHNGVVTAYTNLVKTDAAGNSRLATNILGLSDTRADHQFRPNFYKGDFNVSPQVHEGVIPVDAQYNPLFLVGAKLDGGINDRIIYATNRNDVLTGTGIFGKYYNNNGNHTYYFGDGDDIVSAGTGNDIISGGNGVDALGGGDGNNLIFGEAGGDFITAGTGNDTISGGAGNDNINGGNGRNTIRGDDGNDYLTGGNGTNILFGGSGNDTLGGGAGLNILRGSENNSLSSAEVDTLIGNSGQSLNTFYIGDGTRNWYSVAGGNDYAYIQRFNPDTDIILGGVNIEAQNLITQTFLWSGSELIAKIDGLWASRLQFPTRTF, from the coding sequence ATGGCAGTAATCGATACTCCGTTTTTGGTGACAGGTGGCGAAACTAAGAACCCACCTAGCAATGCTTTTAGTCCAAGTCAGCGTCAAATCAATATTCGCGCGCCCTTCGGCATTCCCTCTGCCGATCAATGGAGTGGACAAAAAGTATGGCTGCTACTTCCGGGTTTCACAAATCCTGCCGATTATTACGATCCAAATCTGGCGACAGCCATCAGGGATGCTAACCCAAACGATACGGTTTTAGCCCTTGACTGGACTCAAGTGAGTGGCACCAAGTTCTTCAATATTGGACCATTAGGAATCGCCGCTGGAGACCTTTACAGATCGGGTTCATGGATTACCCCAGTGGCAAACGCAGTCCGAGACAAACTTGTTGAGTGGGGAATGCCAGCCGCAGCACTCAATATTGTTGGTAATAGTCTGGGTGCTCACCTGGCCAGCGATCTTGCCGCCAGTTTCACTAGCTACGGGAGTCAAGTGAGTTCGGTTACAGCCCTTGACCCAGCATCAAATAAGGCGAAAGATGTCAGTCCATACGATAGAGTTAATGGCTTCGATACTAACTTATCAAATGGATACGTAAGGAATGGAGGAACTCCAGATCCAATCAAACGCTTAGATTTTGGGGGTGCAGCAGTTTCAAGAAGTTTTAATGGCATCAGTAGTTTAGCAGGAAATGAAGCTCAAGCAGGCACTGCCAAAGAATCTTTCCTGTTTGACTTCGGCAGCGATCCGAATAATATCCCGGCACAAATTGCTCAACACAACGGTGTCGTCACTGCCTACACAAATTTAGTTAAAACTGATGCAGCAGGCAATTCTCGTTTAGCCACAAATATTCTGGGTCTGAGTGACACGCGGGCCGATCATCAATTTAGACCAAATTTCTATAAAGGGGATTTTAATGTCTCTCCTCAAGTGCATGAAGGAGTGATTCCCGTTGATGCTCAATATAATCCTTTGTTTCTGGTTGGTGCTAAGCTTGATGGCGGGATAAATGACCGAATCATCTACGCGACTAACAGAAACGACGTATTAACGGGAACGGGAATTTTTGGGAAATATTACAACAACAACGGCAACCATACTTATTATTTTGGGGATGGGGACGATATTGTCTCTGCTGGCACTGGTAATGACATCATCTCTGGGGGGAATGGAGTTGACGCCCTTGGTGGCGGAGATGGGAATAATCTGATCTTTGGTGAGGCGGGTGGTGATTTTATCACTGCTGGCACTGGGAATGACACCATCTCTGGCGGGGCTGGAAATGACAACATCAATGGCGGAAATGGCAGGAATACCATTCGCGGTGATGATGGTAATGATTATCTCACTGGTGGAAACGGCACTAATATCTTGTTTGGTGGTTCTGGAAACGACACTCTCGGAGGTGGTGCCGGTCTGAATATATTAAGAGGTTCAGAAAACAACAGTTTGTCTAGTGCTGAGGTAGATACTTTAATTGGCAACAGCGGTCAATCTCTTAACACATTTTATATTGGTGATGGTACAAGAAATTGGTACTCAGTCGCTGGCGGAAATGATTACGCCTATATTCAGAGGTTTAATCCAGACACTGACATAATTTTAGGTGGCGTGAATATTGAGGCGCAAAACCTCATCACTCAAACCTTTCTCTGGTCGGGAAGTGAATTGATTGCAAAGATTGACGGTCTCTGGGCTTCGCGACTACAGTTCCCTACAAGGACATTTTAG
- a CDS encoding isoprenyl transferase: protein MSQGICLEKLPEDLQQELLPKHIAVIMDGNGRWAKKKGLPRIAGHRRGASTLKELLRCCKDWGIPALTAYAFSTENWGRPAGEVDFLMSLFEGKLRQELREMVDEDVQIQFMGNLQALPKSLQAEIERSVTATQHNQGILFTVATNYGGRQEIVQACRAIATQVKEGKLQPEEIDEVLFKRYLYTADVCDPDLLIRTSGEMRLSNFLLWQMAYSEIYITETLWPDFDRSEFHRALSDYQKRSRRFGKV, encoded by the coding sequence ATGAGTCAAGGAATTTGCTTGGAAAAGTTGCCGGAGGATCTGCAACAGGAACTACTGCCTAAGCACATAGCAGTGATTATGGACGGGAACGGGCGCTGGGCTAAGAAGAAGGGGTTGCCGCGGATTGCGGGACACCGCCGAGGAGCTAGCACTTTGAAGGAACTGCTGCGCTGCTGCAAAGATTGGGGGATTCCAGCTTTAACGGCCTATGCTTTTTCGACGGAGAATTGGGGGCGGCCGGCCGGGGAAGTGGATTTTTTAATGAGTTTGTTTGAGGGAAAGTTGCGGCAAGAATTGCGGGAGATGGTGGACGAGGACGTGCAAATTCAATTTATGGGGAATTTGCAGGCTTTGCCGAAGTCTTTGCAAGCGGAAATCGAGCGTTCTGTGACAGCCACTCAGCACAATCAGGGGATTTTGTTTACGGTGGCGACGAATTACGGGGGGCGTCAGGAGATTGTACAAGCTTGTCGGGCGATCGCCACTCAGGTGAAAGAGGGCAAGTTGCAGCCGGAGGAGATTGATGAGGTTTTATTTAAACGCTATTTGTATACTGCTGATGTTTGCGATCCGGATTTGCTGATCCGGACGAGCGGGGAAATGCGGTTGAGCAATTTTTTACTATGGCAAATGGCTTATTCGGAAATTTACATTACTGAGACGCTGTGGCCGGATTTCGATCGATCGGAGTTTCACCGCGCTTTGTCTGATTATCAGAAGCGCAGCCGCCGATTTGGCAAAGTCTAA
- a CDS encoding J domain-containing protein, which translates to MTPNEGTANSKSQKRPGKTPLGSSYYGLLGLHPSASPIEIRRSYRELSKLYHPDTTELPPAVATAKFQQLNNAYATLSNPERRLAYDLTIGYSRLNVIGPPPGFNTPVSGSGKKTSNSAYLDPTDRPLSPGEMFALFIMGASLIGCLVLAIAIGLIRGN; encoded by the coding sequence GTGACTCCTAACGAGGGAACGGCAAACAGCAAAAGTCAGAAAAGACCCGGCAAAACCCCCTTGGGTTCTAGTTACTACGGCTTGTTAGGGCTGCATCCTTCCGCATCGCCGATCGAAATTCGGCGATCGTACCGGGAACTGAGCAAACTCTACCATCCCGATACCACCGAGCTGCCACCCGCAGTCGCCACCGCCAAATTTCAGCAGCTCAACAACGCCTACGCCACCCTCAGCAACCCAGAACGTCGCCTCGCCTACGACCTCACAATAGGCTATTCTCGCCTGAACGTGATTGGGCCACCCCCAGGCTTCAATACTCCGGTTTCGGGATCGGGCAAAAAAACTTCCAACTCCGCTTACCTAGATCCCACGGATCGACCTCTTTCCCCCGGAGAAATGTTCGCTCTGTTTATCATGGGAGCTAGCTTAATCGGATGTTTGGTACTGGCGATCGCGATCGGCTTAATTCGCGGCAATTAA